From a region of the Thermoanaerobaculia bacterium genome:
- the tadA gene encoding tRNA adenosine(34) deaminase TadA: protein MSGKISPVPRDEDAAWMREALRLAERAGSRGEVPVGAVVVRGGRALGRGTNRRESRADPTHHAEIEALRRAAARSGSWRLDGATLYVTLEPCAMCAGACVNARIARIVYGCSDPKAGYVESLGAIATDSRLNHRCSLRGGVLADQSAELLRRFFRERRGGATGEKKAKPTPRKPRA from the coding sequence GATGCGGGAAGCGCTGCGGCTGGCCGAACGGGCCGGATCGCGCGGCGAGGTGCCCGTCGGCGCGGTCGTCGTCCGCGGCGGACGCGCGCTGGGACGGGGCACCAACCGCCGCGAATCGCGAGCGGATCCGACGCATCATGCGGAGATCGAGGCGCTTCGCCGGGCGGCGGCGCGGTCGGGGAGCTGGCGGCTCGACGGCGCGACGCTCTACGTGACGCTCGAACCGTGCGCGATGTGCGCGGGCGCTTGCGTCAACGCTCGAATCGCGCGAATCGTCTACGGATGCTCGGACCCGAAGGCGGGCTACGTGGAGAGCCTCGGCGCGATCGCGACGGATTCCCGGCTCAACCACCGCTGCTCCCTCCGGGGAGGGGTGCTCGCGGATCAATCCGCGGAGCTTCTCCGGCGTTTTTTCCGGGAACGACGCGGGGGAGCGACGGGGGAGAAGAAGGCCAAGCCGACTCCGCGGAAGCCCCGAGCCTGA